The uncultured Celeribacter sp. genome includes the window GCTTTTGGTGCGCGCTGTGTTTTCCGGGGGCTTCGATACCACGGTTCTGTCCATCACCAGCGGATTGAAACTATTCGCCGAAAACCCCGACCAATGGGATCTGGTGCGACAAGATCCCTCGCTGATCCGCAATGCCTTTGAAGAGGTCATTCGCCTTGAACCTCCTTCGCGGTTTCTTGGGCGTGGGGTGAATGCAGACACCGAACTGGCCGGTATTTCTCTGAAAACAGGCGACAAATTTGCGACGTTCCTTGGCGGTGTCGGACGGGACCCGCGCAAATGGACCAATCCGAACCAGTTCGATGTCCGCCGGGAAAAAGTACTTGGGCACATGTCCTTTGGGCATGGCGTACATTCTTGTCTTGGGCAGGGTCTGGCGCGGATAGAATTTGCGTCTTTGTTCACAGCGCTGGCGAAAAAGGTGACGCGGATCGAAATCACCGGGGACATCAAACGCAACATCAACAATCAGGCGAACGGCTTTCACGTTCTGCCGCTGCGCTTGCACACCGCCTGAGCGCGGTCGAAGGGAAAAGGACCGGGAACCGTGACTTTGAAGAACAATGCCCTCATTGATGTCGAGATTGTCGAACGCGTCGAAGAAACAACAGAAATCGCCCGCTTTGCGCTGCGGCGGCCCGATGGGGCACCGCTGCCGGGCTTTACCGCCGGGGCACATATCGACGTTGAGATCAGCGAGGGGCTGATACGCCAGTATTCGCTCAGCAACGATCCCACTCTACGCGATCACTATGAAATTACGGTCCTCAAAGAACCGGAGTCTCGTGGTGGTTCGGCAAAACTTCATGCCAATTTCACAGTTGGCGACCATCTGCGCATCTCTGCTCCGCGCAATATGTTCGAACTTTCGGATGGGGCTGCGCCAGTGATGTTGTTTGCAGGCGGGATTGGGATCACGCCTCTTTTGGCGATGGCCCATACGCTTCATCACGACGCCCGTGCCTTTGAACTGCATTATTGCGCACGAACCCCCGAAAGCATGGCTCTGCGCGCGCGGTTGCAAGAGAGCGGATTTGCAAACCACGTATATTTCCATTTCGACAATGGCCCGGAAGCTCAACTGCTCGACATCAGCGCGGTGATGGCTGGCAGTGGAGGTGATGCACAGATCTATGTCTGTGGACCGAGTGGCTTCATCGACTGGGTTTGCGACAGCGCACGCAAAGCGGGCCTTCCTGAGCAGCAGATTCACAAGGAATTTTTCGCCGCGACCACGGATCTGCCTTCGGCGCAAGACAACAGCAGTTTCGATGTGACCGTTGCCAGCTCGGGCGAGACATTCACGGTGGGGCCAGATGAAACCATCATCGAGGTGCTCGAAGACCATGGGATCGAAATTCTGATGTCTTGCCAGCAAGGCATCTGCGGATCCTGTGCGACCAAAGTTCTGGAGGGGGAGGTCGCGCACCACGACCAGGTGCTGACCGAAGACCAGAAAACCGAAGAGCGCCTGTTTACGCCGTGTTGTTCGAGAGCCGTGCCCGGGGGGCGATTGGTGCTCGATCTTTAAAAGGAATGTGAGGCGCATCAACCGTCTCACAGGCCGGACCGTGTTGAGGAGAGCACGGTTCGGCCAGCACAAAAATCAGGGAGGAAAGATATGTTTAAATTCAGGACACTTTTGGCTGGTGCTGCCATCTGTTGTGCAGCCACGGCTGCGATCGCGGAGGCGCCCGCACCGGCGCAGCGTCATGATCTGAGCGAGATCTGTGCCGGGGAAAGCTGCGAATGGGAAAAGTACGTACAATGCGAAGGCTTTATCGAAGGCCTAAATTTCGATGACTCCGGAACGATGTGGATGCTGGCCTATTTCAAAGGCGAAGTCATGAAGGTCGAAGAGGGGGCCTGTGTCACCGTTGGGGGCACCAGTGGCGCCCCCAACGGTGCCAAAATCGGGCCGGACGGCTCTTTGATTGTGGCGGATCGCACGGCGGGCATTCAACGTGTCGATCTGACATCGGGAGAACGTAGCAGCCTGTATCCGTCTTATGGCGTGGCCCAGTTTCGTGGTTTGAACGATCTCAGCTTTGCTGAAGATGGTGGCATGTATTTCACCGAACCCTATGGATCAGATTCCATCAACAAGGTGGGCCGGGTTTACTATGTCGGCCCCGAAGAGGGCGCCCAGCCGGAATTGTTCTATGACAGCATGGCCTATCCGAATGGCATTGCCGTGTCTGCCGATGGGCAACGGGTTTACGTGTCGGAGTTTGCCGAAAATCGGGTTATCTCGCTGCCGTCCAAAACCACGCAAAATCCGTTCGACACACCTTTTGTGTTCGCCCGGATGGAAGGCGGGATCGGGCCGGACGGGCTGACAGTGGACGCAGATGGCAATCTGTATGTCGCGCATTTCTCGGCCGGTGAGATTGTGATCTTTGATGCGCTTGGCTTTCCCTATGGCGTTTTGCGTCTGCCGGAAGGCGCCGGGCTCTGGACCACCAATCTGGCTCTGCATGACGGCTATCTCTACGTGACCGAAGCAAGCCAGAACATCGTCTGGCGACTGCCGGTCAAAACCGCGCCGCTCTCTGGGCTCTGATCCGACGTTGATACGCGACACGGTGCCTCAATGCGAATTCGCAAGGGGCACCCTTTCGAGAAAGTTTCCTATGCAAGACAGATTTCAGGTCAAAGACCAAAGTGTGATTGTGACCGGGGGTGCCAGTGGGCTGGGGCTGGCCTTTGTTGAGGCGATGTGTGCAGGCGGCGCGCAGGTGACGATCATGGACTTGGATGCAGATGCGCTGTCCCGCGAAGTGGCGCGCCTGACGCGAGAAGGTTATTCCGTGACCGGACGGATGCTGAACGTCACGGAACGAGACGATCTTGAGCGGGCTTTCGAGGAAGTGATCCGCCGGACCGGGCGGCTGGATACGGTTTTTGCGAACGCGGGGATCGACGCGGGTCCCGGATTTGACGCGCGTGATGCCGTTGGCAATCGCCTCTCAGAGAACCTGATTGAAAACTACGCCGATGCACGCTGGGATCGTGCCTTGCGGGTCAACCTTGATGGGGTCTTTTACACTCTGCGTGCTGCTGCGCGCCACATGCGACCGCAGCACTCGGGGAGCATCATCGTCACCACGTCAATCTCTGCTTTGCGTCCTGCCACAGGGCTGGCCTCGGCATATGCCGCCACCAAGGCCGCCGTTGCTCAGCTCATGCGTCATCTGGCTCTGGAGCTTGCCGAAGACGGGGTGCGTGTGAATGCCATCGCGCCAGGACCCTTCGCCACCAATATTGCCGGTGGAGCCATGCAGGACGGGCAAAAGCGTGCAGCCTTCGCCCGTATCGTGCCGATGGGACGTGTCGCCGATACCGAGGAAATCAAGGGGTTGGCGTTGTTTCTGGCGTCTTCGGCGTCCTCGTTCATCACGGGCCAGCAAATTGCCATCGATGGTGGGGCCTCGCTCTCAGCGGCGCGCCAATGACACCCGCATATCACAATCAATGGACCCCGGAATGGAGGGTGAAATGTACAATCGATTAGAGCGCATTCTTGCGCAGATTGCCGGGGCTCTGGCATGGGTTGCCTATCTCGCATTGGTACTGATGGCGTTGCATGTCACTGCGTCTGTTCTGTCGCGATGGATACTTGGGCGCGATATTCCGATCACCACGGAACTGGCGACCTATTATTACATGGTGGCGCTGACCTATTTGCCGCTGGCCTTTGTTGATCGGCGCAACGCGCATCTGTTTGCCGAGTTCTTGTATGTCATGCTTCCCGGCAGGTTTCAGCGCTTTCTGGATGTTCTCAACAGCCATCTGGCCTTGGCATTTTTCCTGTTCCTGACCTGGCGTACGGCTGTTGACGCGGTTGAACGCACACGAAGCGGCGATGTGATTTCAACGGCAACGGGGCTTTTCCCGGTTTGGCCTGCCCGCTGGCTCGTGCCGATTGGTCTGGTCGCCGCATCTTTCGTGATCCTGTTCCGTTGCTACGAAACACTGCGCGCCATGTGGGTTGGGCAGAGTGTACAGGACAGCGCTCAAATCGTTCATCAAGAAGGAGACCTGACATAATGTCCGGGATTGCTATTGGAGCTCTTGCTCTTACGGCTGCCATTGTTCTGATCGGCCTGCGGGTCCACATCGGTTTGGCTCTTGGGGTCATGGCGATCCTTGGGATTCAGGGGATTGTGGGCACCTCGGCAACGATGGCCGTGTTGAAAAGCCTGCCCTTCGAGTTTGCAGCCAGCTGGGAGCTGTCCGCCATCCCGATGTTCCTTTTCATGGGGAATGTCGTGTTCCATTCCGGCATGACGGACAGTTTGTTTCGCGCGGCGCGGGTGTGGATGTCACGTCTGCCAGGAGGGCTTGCGATTGCAACCAACTTTGCCTGCGCCGGCTTTGCGGCGGCCTCCGGTTCGAGCCTTGCGACGACAATCTCCATGGGGCGGATCGCCATTCCCGAAATGCGCCGTTATGGCTACGATCAGGGCTTGGCCACCGGGGTCGTCGCTGCTGCCGGGACATTGGGTTCTCTGATCCCGCCCAGCATTCTGCTGGTGCTCTACGGCATTTTCGCCAAGGTTTCTGTCACCAAGCTCTTCGTTGCGGCGATCATTCCAGGTGTGATGACCGCGTTGATTTATGGCGCGATGATCATGATCCGCTGTACGCTAAACCCGAAACTGGCACCGCAACCCGACGAACGCGCGAGCTGGTCCGAAAAGCTACATGTGCTGCGTGAAATCTGGCCGCTTCCAGTTCTTGTGATTGGTGTGATCGGTTCGATTTATAGCGGCATCGCCACTGCCACTGAAGCGGGGGCTGTCGGGGCCGTTCTGGCACTGGTTATTGCGTTGGCACAGGGCCGACTGACTCTCAGAAAATTTCGCATCAGCGTGGTTGAATCTGTCCAGACCACTGGATCACTGTTCTTTATTGCGTTGGGGGCCATTTTGATGGTGCGCCTTATGGCGTTCAGCGGCCTGCCTGATGAAATCGCCTCGATTATTGCGGCTCATGACATTGCGCCCTGGCAATTGCTGGCCATCACCGTTGTGATTTTCCTGATTATGGGCTGCCTGATTGACCCGATGGGGATGATGCTTCTGGCGCTGCCGGTGTTCTTGCCGATGTTCCAAACCGCCGGGTTCAACATGATCTGGTTTGGGATTCTCATCGTGAAATTCGTTGAAATCGGTCTTTTGACGCCACCGTTGGGGCTGAATGTTTTTGCAGTCAAGTCTCTCGAAAAGGACATCTCTTTGGGGGTGATTTTCCGGGGCGTGGGCTGGTTCCTGGTCTGTGAAGTGATCGTTGTCACGATCCTCTGCGTCTTTCCCGGCATCGTCCATTTCTTGTGATCAGGGCACAGAGATCACTTGGAGGAAACAATAAAAAACACTGTGTTACTCGAATATTGTCATCAAGGAGGAAGTGATGAATTCACACATTAAAGCAACTGGGATTGCAGCGTTTGTCGCGGTACTGGGCATTGGCGCTGCCTGTGCAGAACAGATTTCATTCAACGTTTGGGTCCCCCCAAGCGAGGTCATCGTTGAAGAGATGTTCAAGCCCTATTTCGAGGCGGTTGAGACCGCGACCGACAAGGAAGCGCGTTTTCAACTCTTCACGGCCGGTCAGATGCTCGGCCCGCTCAACACTATGCAAGGGGTTCGGGATGGCGCGGTTAAAGGGGGGATGATCGATGCCTCCTACTATAGCAACGATCTGCCTTATACGGCGACCTTTGGCGACTTGATCGCATTTTCCCCGGATCCCATCGCCGGGGCGGGTGCAAGTCTTGAAACCTTTTTCAAGGACTGCCCGGATTGCCTTTCTGAGTTCGAGGAAAACAATCTTGTGGCCCTCGGCGGCACGGCCACCGCGCCTTATACCATCATGTGCTCCAAAGAGATCGAGAGCCTGGAGGATCTTAAAGGACTGCGTGTGCGTGGATCGATCGACTATCACTTTGCGCTGATCAACGCGCTTGGTGCAAATGGGGTGAATATTCCCTTCGGGGATATTGCCCAGTCCTTCGAGCGAGGCAATGTGGATTGCCTGTTGGGCGGTCCCACCTGGATGGAAACCTTTGGCATCACCGAACTGATCAAATCGCGCCTTTCGAGCGTCAGTTTTGGCACGATTTCGCTTCCAGCAATGCTGAGCTTTCAGCGCAGCTCTTGGGAGGGCTGGAGCGACGGTATCCGTGCGGCTCTGATCGAAAATGCGCCGGAGTACGTCGCGAGCGGTACGATTAAAGTGATGAAAAGCGATGAAGACGCGGCGGCCAAGGCACATGACGCCGGAATGGTTGAGGTCGATCTCGGCGAAAGCCTTGAAGCCCTGCGGGACGCCTTTTTGGTGTCTGAACGGGCACGTCTGATCGAAGCGGGCAAAGCGCGGGGCGCAGAAAATGTCGAGGCGTTGCTGGACGCTTTCCTTCAGAACTACGCCGAATGGGAAAGCTTGTCGCAGGAGATCAATGGCGACAAAGACAGGTTCGCGGATGCTTTGCGTGAACGGGTTTATTCCGATTTTCCCATGTAAGTGTTTCGAAAGCGGGTTGGAAAACAGCCCGCTTTCCATTTTTTCTCGATGACTTTCGGCAATAAGAAAAGGCAACGCAGTGATAGAACCCCCTTCCCAAGTTC containing:
- a CDS encoding PDR/VanB family oxidoreductase, which translates into the protein MTLKNNALIDVEIVERVEETTEIARFALRRPDGAPLPGFTAGAHIDVEISEGLIRQYSLSNDPTLRDHYEITVLKEPESRGGSAKLHANFTVGDHLRISAPRNMFELSDGAAPVMLFAGGIGITPLLAMAHTLHHDARAFELHYCARTPESMALRARLQESGFANHVYFHFDNGPEAQLLDISAVMAGSGGDAQIYVCGPSGFIDWVCDSARKAGLPEQQIHKEFFAATTDLPSAQDNSSFDVTVASSGETFTVGPDETIIEVLEDHGIEILMSCQQGICGSCATKVLEGEVAHHDQVLTEDQKTEERLFTPCCSRAVPGGRLVLDL
- a CDS encoding SMP-30/gluconolactonase/LRE family protein codes for the protein MFKFRTLLAGAAICCAATAAIAEAPAPAQRHDLSEICAGESCEWEKYVQCEGFIEGLNFDDSGTMWMLAYFKGEVMKVEEGACVTVGGTSGAPNGAKIGPDGSLIVADRTAGIQRVDLTSGERSSLYPSYGVAQFRGLNDLSFAEDGGMYFTEPYGSDSINKVGRVYYVGPEEGAQPELFYDSMAYPNGIAVSADGQRVYVSEFAENRVISLPSKTTQNPFDTPFVFARMEGGIGPDGLTVDADGNLYVAHFSAGEIVIFDALGFPYGVLRLPEGAGLWTTNLALHDGYLYVTEASQNIVWRLPVKTAPLSGL
- a CDS encoding SDR family NAD(P)-dependent oxidoreductase; amino-acid sequence: MQDRFQVKDQSVIVTGGASGLGLAFVEAMCAGGAQVTIMDLDADALSREVARLTREGYSVTGRMLNVTERDDLERAFEEVIRRTGRLDTVFANAGIDAGPGFDARDAVGNRLSENLIENYADARWDRALRVNLDGVFYTLRAAARHMRPQHSGSIIVTTSISALRPATGLASAYAATKAAVAQLMRHLALELAEDGVRVNAIAPGPFATNIAGGAMQDGQKRAAFARIVPMGRVADTEEIKGLALFLASSASSFITGQQIAIDGGASLSAARQ
- a CDS encoding TRAP transporter small permease, yielding MYNRLERILAQIAGALAWVAYLALVLMALHVTASVLSRWILGRDIPITTELATYYYMVALTYLPLAFVDRRNAHLFAEFLYVMLPGRFQRFLDVLNSHLALAFFLFLTWRTAVDAVERTRSGDVISTATGLFPVWPARWLVPIGLVAASFVILFRCYETLRAMWVGQSVQDSAQIVHQEGDLT
- a CDS encoding TRAP transporter large permease subunit codes for the protein MSGIAIGALALTAAIVLIGLRVHIGLALGVMAILGIQGIVGTSATMAVLKSLPFEFAASWELSAIPMFLFMGNVVFHSGMTDSLFRAARVWMSRLPGGLAIATNFACAGFAAASGSSLATTISMGRIAIPEMRRYGYDQGLATGVVAAAGTLGSLIPPSILLVLYGIFAKVSVTKLFVAAIIPGVMTALIYGAMIMIRCTLNPKLAPQPDERASWSEKLHVLREIWPLPVLVIGVIGSIYSGIATATEAGAVGAVLALVIALAQGRLTLRKFRISVVESVQTTGSLFFIALGAILMVRLMAFSGLPDEIASIIAAHDIAPWQLLAITVVIFLIMGCLIDPMGMMLLALPVFLPMFQTAGFNMIWFGILIVKFVEIGLLTPPLGLNVFAVKSLEKDISLGVIFRGVGWFLVCEVIVVTILCVFPGIVHFL